In Gossypium raimondii isolate GPD5lz chromosome 12, ASM2569854v1, whole genome shotgun sequence, a single window of DNA contains:
- the LOC105763100 gene encoding transcription factor GTE1 isoform X2, which produces MQMESQMEAVKVEGFGPDSEVEDLGRCVDEISTTVSRLEQRVNDVEQFYLTTDNMELTITKSASAFKEKVKEKQLTGLEKQQQEASQREAAALKRMQELMRQFATILRQITQHKWAHPFMHPVDVEGLGLHDYYEIVQKPMDFGTIKSKMEAKDGTGYKNVREIYSDVRLVFKNAMKYNDERHDVHIMAKTLLEKFEEKWLQLLPKVAEEEKRQVEEEAKAELDVKLAQEAVHANMAKELSNELCDVDLQLEKLRQIVIQKCRKMSTEEKKKLGTALTRLSPEDLGKALEIVAENNPGFQPTAQEVDLDIDAQSELTLWRLKVFVQDKLKLAGKCSEAVVCNNINNNENTIKSNSKRRREISDALTKNAIKRNRKLSPNS; this is translated from the exons ATGCAAATGGAATCACAGATGGAAGCAGTGAAGGTTGAAGGTTTTGGCCCTGATTCAGAAGTGGAGGATTTAGGACGATGCGTTGATGAAATTTCCACCACTGTCAGTCGG CTCGAGCAAAGAGTTAACGATGTCGAGCAGTTCTACTTGACTACAGATAATATGGAGTTGACTATTACCAAATCTGCTTCAGCTTTTAAGGAAAAAGTCAAGGAAAAACAGCTTACTGGCCTTGAAAAGCAGCAGCAAGAAGCATCACAAAGAGAAGCTGCTGCTCTGAAGAGAATGCAGGAACTTATGCGCCAATTTGCCACAATTTTACGTCAG ATCACTCAGCACAAATGGGCACATCCCTTTATGCATCCGGTTGATGTTGAAGGTCTTGGTTTGCATGACTATTATGAG ATTGTTCAGAAGCCTATGGACTTTGGTACAATAAAAAGCAAGATGGAAGCTAAGGATGGTACTGGGTACAAGAATGTACGCGAAATTTATTCTGATGTTAGGTTGGTTTTTAAAAATGCCATGAAATACAATGATGAAAGACATGATGTCCATATAATGGCCAAAACTTTATTGGAAAAATTTGAGGAGAAGTGGCTGCAACTTTTGCCTAAAGTTGCTGAAGAG GAGAAAAGACAGGTTGAGGAGGAAGCAAAAGCAGAGCTAGATGTGAAGCTGGCACAAGAGGCAGTTCATGCTAACATGGCCAAAGAGTTGAGCAATGAA CTTTGTGACGTTGATTTGCAATTGGAGAAACTCAGACAGATAGTCATTCAGAAATGCAG AAAAATGTCGactgaagagaaaaagaaacttGGGACAGCTCTCACCCGATTGTCGCCGGAAGATCTTGGTAAGGCTCTAGAGATAGTTGCTGAGAACAATCCAGGCTTTCAACCAACAGCACAAGAGGTTGATCTTGATATAGATGCCCAG AGTGAATTAACGTTGTGGAGATTGAAGGTTTTTGTTCAAGATAAACTAAAACTTGCTGGAAAGTGCTCTGAAGCTGTGGTCTGCAACAACATAAACAATAATGAGAATACCATCAAGAGCAACtcgaaaagaagaagagagataTCTGACGCGCTTACAAAGAATGCCATAAAGAGGAATAGGAAGCTCTCTCCTAACTCATGA
- the LOC105763100 gene encoding transcription factor GTE1 isoform X1 — MEAVKVEGFGPDSEVEDLGRCVDEISTTVSRLEQRVNDVEQFYLTTDNMELTITKSASAFKEKVKEKQLTGLEKQQQEASQREAAALKRMQELMRQFATILRQITQHKWAHPFMHPVDVEGLGLHDYYEIVQKPMDFGTIKSKMEAKDGTGYKNVREIYSDVRLVFKNAMKYNDERHDVHIMAKTLLEKFEEKWLQLLPKVAEEEKRQVEEEAKAELDVKLAQEAVHANMAKELSNELCDVDLQLEKLRQIVIQKCRKMSTEEKKKLGTALTRLSPEDLGKALEIVAENNPGFQPTAQEVDLDIDAQSELTLWRLKVFVQDKLKLAGKCSEAVVCNNINNNENTIKSNSKRRREISDALTKNAIKRNRKLSPNS, encoded by the exons ATGGAAGCAGTGAAGGTTGAAGGTTTTGGCCCTGATTCAGAAGTGGAGGATTTAGGACGATGCGTTGATGAAATTTCCACCACTGTCAGTCGG CTCGAGCAAAGAGTTAACGATGTCGAGCAGTTCTACTTGACTACAGATAATATGGAGTTGACTATTACCAAATCTGCTTCAGCTTTTAAGGAAAAAGTCAAGGAAAAACAGCTTACTGGCCTTGAAAAGCAGCAGCAAGAAGCATCACAAAGAGAAGCTGCTGCTCTGAAGAGAATGCAGGAACTTATGCGCCAATTTGCCACAATTTTACGTCAG ATCACTCAGCACAAATGGGCACATCCCTTTATGCATCCGGTTGATGTTGAAGGTCTTGGTTTGCATGACTATTATGAG ATTGTTCAGAAGCCTATGGACTTTGGTACAATAAAAAGCAAGATGGAAGCTAAGGATGGTACTGGGTACAAGAATGTACGCGAAATTTATTCTGATGTTAGGTTGGTTTTTAAAAATGCCATGAAATACAATGATGAAAGACATGATGTCCATATAATGGCCAAAACTTTATTGGAAAAATTTGAGGAGAAGTGGCTGCAACTTTTGCCTAAAGTTGCTGAAGAG GAGAAAAGACAGGTTGAGGAGGAAGCAAAAGCAGAGCTAGATGTGAAGCTGGCACAAGAGGCAGTTCATGCTAACATGGCCAAAGAGTTGAGCAATGAA CTTTGTGACGTTGATTTGCAATTGGAGAAACTCAGACAGATAGTCATTCAGAAATGCAG AAAAATGTCGactgaagagaaaaagaaacttGGGACAGCTCTCACCCGATTGTCGCCGGAAGATCTTGGTAAGGCTCTAGAGATAGTTGCTGAGAACAATCCAGGCTTTCAACCAACAGCACAAGAGGTTGATCTTGATATAGATGCCCAG AGTGAATTAACGTTGTGGAGATTGAAGGTTTTTGTTCAAGATAAACTAAAACTTGCTGGAAAGTGCTCTGAAGCTGTGGTCTGCAACAACATAAACAATAATGAGAATACCATCAAGAGCAACtcgaaaagaagaagagagataTCTGACGCGCTTACAAAGAATGCCATAAAGAGGAATAGGAAGCTCTCTCCTAACTCATGA
- the LOC105763102 gene encoding actin-related protein 2/3 complex subunit 2A isoform X2 yields MILLQSHSRFLLQTLLNRIQNLEKCIELDHHWVEFDDVRYHVQVSMKNPHILLLSLSLPTPPLETVFVGGLPFGAIEAIKAAYGVIVQILDPPRDGFNLTLKLNLSKLPQDEDQRHTLLVKIASVREVVLGAPLRVILKHLASRTVAPDIDQFVALVHRPNESFFLVPQAEKVTVVFPMRFKDSIDTVLATSFLQEFMESRRTAGLSNAPPCLWSQTPPLELKGVTDDALSANAGFVTFVILPRHVEGRKLDRTVWNLSTFHAYVNYHVKCSEGFMHSRMRRRVESLIQALNCAKPDQEKTKKTPQTRSFKRLNLKDSRTNSSSS; encoded by the exons ATGATACTTTTACAGTCCCATTCACGATTCCTTCTCCAGACTTTGCTGAATCGAATTCAGAA TCTTGAAAAGTGTATTGAACTAGACCATCACTGGgttgaatttgatgatgttcGTTACCATGTTCAG GTGTCAATGAAGAATCCCCATATTCTACTGCTTTCATTATCATTACCTACCCCACCTCTGGAAACTGTTTTCGTTGGTGGACTTCCATTTGGAGCCATAGAAGCTATTAAAGCAGCTTATGGTGTAATCGTGCAAATTCTTGATCCTCCAAGGgatggcttcaatctgacattGAAACTGAATTTGTCCAAACTTCCTCAAGATGAAG ATCAGCGACATACTCTTTTGGTAAAGATTGCATCTGTTAGAGAAGTGGTATTAGGGGCCCCTTTAAGAGTAATCCTAAAACACCTTGCTTCAAGAACTGTTGCTCCTGATATAGATCAGTTTGTTGCCCTTGTGCATCGGCCAAATGAGTCCTTCTTCCTTGTTCCTCAG GCAGAGAAGGTGACGGTGGTGTTTCCAATGAGATTCAAGGACTCGATAGACACTGTTTTGGCAACCTCCTTCCTCCAG GAATTCATGGAGTCAAGGCGTACAGCTGGGTTGAGTAATGCACCTCCGTGTTTGTGGTCTCAAACTCCACCGCTGGAACTGAAGGGAGTAACTGATGATGCATTATCAGCAAATGCAGGCTTTGTAACTTTTG TTATTTTACCACGCCATGTGGAAGGCAGAAAATTGGACCGTACTGTGTGgaatttatcaacatttcatgcATATGTGAATTATCACGTTAAg TGCTCAGAAGGGTTTATGCACAGCCGGATGCGGCGGCGTGTGGAGTCACTTATTCAG GCTCTGAATTGTGCCAAACCAGATCAGGAGAAGACCAAGAAAACACCACAAACAAGATCTTTCAAACGTCTG AATCTCAAGGACAGTCGAACCAATTCAAGTAGTTCATAA
- the LOC105763102 gene encoding actin-related protein 2/3 complex subunit 2A isoform X1 has product MILLQSHSRFLLQTLLNRIQNLEKCIELDHHWVEFDDVRYHVQVSMKNPHILLLSLSLPTPPLETVFVGGLPFGAIEAIKAAYGVIVQILDPPRDGFNLTLKLNLSKLPQDEDQRHTLLVKIASVREVVLGAPLRVILKHLASRTVAPDIDQFVALVHRPNESFFLVPQQAEKVTVVFPMRFKDSIDTVLATSFLQEFMESRRTAGLSNAPPCLWSQTPPLELKGVTDDALSANAGFVTFVILPRHVEGRKLDRTVWNLSTFHAYVNYHVKCSEGFMHSRMRRRVESLIQALNCAKPDQEKTKKTPQTRSFKRLNLKDSRTNSSSS; this is encoded by the exons ATGATACTTTTACAGTCCCATTCACGATTCCTTCTCCAGACTTTGCTGAATCGAATTCAGAA TCTTGAAAAGTGTATTGAACTAGACCATCACTGGgttgaatttgatgatgttcGTTACCATGTTCAG GTGTCAATGAAGAATCCCCATATTCTACTGCTTTCATTATCATTACCTACCCCACCTCTGGAAACTGTTTTCGTTGGTGGACTTCCATTTGGAGCCATAGAAGCTATTAAAGCAGCTTATGGTGTAATCGTGCAAATTCTTGATCCTCCAAGGgatggcttcaatctgacattGAAACTGAATTTGTCCAAACTTCCTCAAGATGAAG ATCAGCGACATACTCTTTTGGTAAAGATTGCATCTGTTAGAGAAGTGGTATTAGGGGCCCCTTTAAGAGTAATCCTAAAACACCTTGCTTCAAGAACTGTTGCTCCTGATATAGATCAGTTTGTTGCCCTTGTGCATCGGCCAAATGAGTCCTTCTTCCTTGTTCCTCAG caGGCAGAGAAGGTGACGGTGGTGTTTCCAATGAGATTCAAGGACTCGATAGACACTGTTTTGGCAACCTCCTTCCTCCAG GAATTCATGGAGTCAAGGCGTACAGCTGGGTTGAGTAATGCACCTCCGTGTTTGTGGTCTCAAACTCCACCGCTGGAACTGAAGGGAGTAACTGATGATGCATTATCAGCAAATGCAGGCTTTGTAACTTTTG TTATTTTACCACGCCATGTGGAAGGCAGAAAATTGGACCGTACTGTGTGgaatttatcaacatttcatgcATATGTGAATTATCACGTTAAg TGCTCAGAAGGGTTTATGCACAGCCGGATGCGGCGGCGTGTGGAGTCACTTATTCAG GCTCTGAATTGTGCCAAACCAGATCAGGAGAAGACCAAGAAAACACCACAAACAAGATCTTTCAAACGTCTG AATCTCAAGGACAGTCGAACCAATTCAAGTAGTTCATAA